From the genome of Halomonas sp. MCCC 1A13316, one region includes:
- a CDS encoding PDR/VanB family oxidoreductase, protein MSGTPLSLIVEVKARHDEAQDIVTFELADPHGRPLPAFSAGAHIDVRVSPQGQDGLIRQYSLCNHPEERDRYLIGVLRDPTSRGGSVAMHEEIQVGDLVQISAPKNHFALKPAGRTLLLAGGIGITPLLCMAERLGNTDADFELHYCTRSTERTAFRQRIAASGFADRVHFHFDDGAPEQKLDLKALLATPEPDTRIYVCGPTGFIDAVLSTAKASGWPSERLHTEYFAGAVADTSDDGSFEVKIASSGASFTVPADKTVYQVLAENGIEIMVSCEQGVCGTCLTRVLEGEPDHRDLYLDEDEHAANDQFTPCCSRAKSKVLVLDL, encoded by the coding sequence ATGAGCGGCACGCCCCTCTCGCTGATCGTCGAGGTCAAGGCGCGTCACGATGAAGCGCAGGATATCGTCACCTTCGAGCTGGCCGATCCGCATGGTCGACCGCTGCCTGCGTTCAGCGCCGGAGCGCATATCGACGTGAGGGTCTCTCCACAAGGTCAGGACGGGCTCATTCGGCAGTATTCGCTGTGCAACCACCCCGAGGAGCGCGACCGCTACCTGATCGGGGTGCTGCGCGACCCCACCTCCCGGGGCGGCTCGGTGGCCATGCACGAGGAAATCCAGGTGGGCGACCTGGTTCAGATCAGCGCGCCCAAGAACCACTTTGCGCTCAAGCCGGCCGGGCGCACCCTGCTGCTGGCCGGCGGCATCGGCATCACGCCCTTGCTTTGCATGGCCGAGCGCCTGGGCAACACCGACGCCGACTTCGAACTGCACTACTGCACACGCAGTACCGAGCGCACCGCCTTTCGCCAGCGCATCGCCGCCTCCGGCTTCGCCGATCGGGTGCACTTCCATTTCGATGACGGCGCGCCGGAGCAGAAGCTGGACCTGAAAGCCCTGCTGGCCACACCGGAGCCCGATACCCGCATCTACGTATGCGGCCCCACCGGCTTCATCGACGCAGTGCTGTCTACCGCCAAGGCCAGCGGCTGGCCCAGCGAACGGCTGCACACCGAGTACTTCGCCGGCGCCGTGGCCGACACCAGCGACGACGGCAGCTTCGAGGTCAAGATCGCCAGCAGCGGCGCCAGCTTCACCGTACCCGCCGACAAGACGGTGTATCAGGTACTGGCCGAGAACGGCATCGAGATCATGGTCTCCTGCGAACAGGGGGTTTGCGGCACCTGCCTGACCCGGGTGCTGGAAGGCGAACCCGATCACCGCGATCTCTACCTGGACGAAGACGAGCACGCCGCCAACGATCAGTTCACTCCCTGCTGTTCACGCGCCAAGAGCAAGGTCCTGGTGCTGGACCTATAA
- a CDS encoding TRAP transporter substrate-binding protein, whose amino-acid sequence MTPSKTVNRIALSSALAAALVATPSLAEATTLRIAHVWPGGSLIDRELFQAWGESVEAASDGRLEVEIYPSQTLAKSDKTYESTSSGVADIGASAQGYNAGRFPLTQVVELPGVSASSRQGSCILQSLYEQGHFAEEYADTRPLFMFTTGPGYLHTRERLIETPQDLEGLRLRRPTPVVGDMFTRLGAQAVGMPAPEVFTAMQRGVVDGLSFNWEGMKTFRLNELASYHTEVPLYDLSLFATMSQRTYDGLPEDLQQVIDDHSGMEWSLRAAEVYDELIRQGRQDAEEAGHEFLVIEDALDHPEWGPVLQETIDRYLEETGNQASEIYKAATSLQAECPA is encoded by the coding sequence ATGACACCCAGCAAGACCGTGAACCGTATCGCCCTGTCCAGCGCACTGGCCGCCGCCCTCGTCGCCACTCCCTCACTGGCCGAGGCGACCACACTGCGCATCGCCCACGTCTGGCCCGGCGGATCGTTGATCGACCGCGAGCTGTTCCAGGCCTGGGGGGAGAGCGTCGAAGCGGCCTCGGATGGCCGTCTCGAGGTAGAGATCTACCCCAGCCAGACACTGGCCAAATCCGACAAGACCTACGAAAGCACCTCCAGCGGCGTCGCCGACATCGGTGCCTCGGCCCAGGGCTACAACGCCGGGCGCTTCCCCCTCACCCAGGTGGTCGAGCTCCCCGGCGTCTCGGCCAGCAGCCGCCAAGGCTCCTGCATCCTGCAGTCGCTCTACGAACAAGGCCACTTCGCGGAGGAGTACGCCGATACCCGGCCGCTGTTCATGTTCACCACCGGCCCCGGCTATCTGCACACGCGGGAGCGCTTGATCGAGACGCCCCAGGATCTGGAGGGCCTGCGCCTGCGCCGCCCCACGCCGGTGGTGGGCGACATGTTCACCCGGCTCGGCGCCCAGGCGGTGGGCATGCCCGCCCCCGAGGTCTTCACCGCCATGCAGCGTGGCGTGGTGGATGGCCTGAGCTTCAACTGGGAGGGCATGAAGACCTTCCGCCTCAACGAGCTGGCCAGCTATCACACCGAGGTGCCGCTCTACGACCTCTCGCTGTTCGCCACCATGAGCCAGCGCACCTATGACGGCCTGCCCGAGGACCTTCAGCAGGTGATCGACGACCACAGCGGTATGGAGTGGTCGCTGCGCGCGGCTGAGGTCTACGACGAGCTGATTCGCCAGGGACGCCAGGACGCCGAGGAAGCCGGCCACGAGTTCCTGGTCATCGAAGACGCCCTCGACCACCCCGAATGGGGACCCGTATTGCAGGAAACCATCGATCGCTACTTGGAAGAGACCGGAAATCAGGCCAGCGAGATCTACAAGGCCGCCACCTCTCTTCAGGCTGAATGCCCCGCCTGA
- a CDS encoding crotonase/enoyl-CoA hydratase family protein — protein MTETLVKTTLDDSIYTITLARPEKRNAVSDRVLSALEEALVAIPEETRVIILAAEGKHFCAGLDLTEHQHREPFGVVKHSRSWHRIFDRLQNGGIPVVSAMQGAVIGGGLELATATHVRVAESSTVYQLPEGRHGIFVGGGASVRVANIIGPGRLCEMMLTGRVMEADEGQRLGLSHYVVGQGESPDKARQLAERIAENAPMANWAMVSAISRIDNMASDDGLFVESLTAALTQTSPEVAERIGDFFKSKGQGPRT, from the coding sequence ATGACCGAAACTCTCGTCAAGACGACTCTGGACGACAGCATCTACACCATCACGCTGGCACGACCGGAGAAGCGCAATGCCGTCAGCGATCGCGTGCTCAGCGCTCTGGAAGAGGCACTCGTTGCCATACCGGAAGAGACCCGGGTCATTATCCTTGCCGCCGAAGGCAAGCACTTCTGCGCCGGGCTCGACCTGACCGAGCATCAGCATCGCGAGCCCTTCGGCGTGGTAAAGCACTCCCGCAGTTGGCATCGCATCTTCGATCGGCTGCAGAACGGCGGCATTCCGGTGGTCAGCGCTATGCAGGGCGCCGTGATCGGCGGCGGCCTGGAGCTGGCCACCGCCACGCATGTGCGAGTGGCCGAATCCAGCACGGTTTATCAACTGCCCGAGGGGCGTCACGGCATCTTCGTCGGCGGCGGCGCCTCGGTGCGGGTGGCCAACATCATCGGCCCCGGGCGCCTGTGCGAGATGATGCTTACCGGCCGCGTCATGGAGGCCGACGAGGGCCAGCGTCTGGGTCTCTCCCACTACGTGGTCGGCCAGGGCGAGAGCCCCGACAAGGCCCGCCAGCTCGCTGAACGCATAGCCGAGAACGCCCCCATGGCCAACTGGGCCATGGTGTCCGCCATCTCGCGCATCGACAACATGGCCAGCGACGACGGGCTCTTCGTGGAATCGCTCACCGCCGCCCTGACCCAGACCAGCCCCGAGGTCGCCGAACGCATCGGGGACTTTTTCAAGAGCAAGGGCCAGGGCCCACGCACCTGA
- a CDS encoding 3-hydroxyacyl-CoA dehydrogenase, with amino-acid sequence MKFQNNTFIVSGGASGLGEATVRALHGAGSNVVIADLNGERGEALAGELNARSATDRALFQRTDVTSEADAQAVVDLAVGTFGSLQGLINCAGVGDPAKVVNRDGEPLALEAFSRIININLLGSFNMLRLAAAAMAKGEPQADGERGVIINTASVAAFDGQIGQPAYAASKGGIVAMTLPIARELARHGIRVMTIAPGLFKTPLMEALPEEAQQSLAASIPFPNRLGEPDEFARLACHIVDNPMLNGETIRLDGSIRMAPR; translated from the coding sequence ATGAAGTTTCAGAACAATACCTTCATCGTTTCCGGCGGCGCCTCGGGACTGGGAGAAGCCACCGTACGCGCGCTGCATGGGGCGGGCAGCAATGTCGTGATCGCCGATCTCAATGGCGAACGCGGCGAGGCGCTGGCAGGCGAGCTGAACGCGAGAAGCGCCACCGATCGCGCACTTTTCCAGCGTACCGACGTGACCAGCGAAGCCGATGCCCAGGCCGTGGTTGACCTGGCCGTTGGAACCTTCGGCAGCCTGCAGGGGCTGATCAACTGCGCTGGCGTCGGCGACCCTGCCAAGGTGGTCAACCGAGATGGCGAGCCTCTGGCGCTGGAAGCCTTCTCGCGCATCATCAACATCAACCTGCTGGGCAGCTTCAACATGCTGCGCCTGGCCGCCGCCGCCATGGCCAAGGGCGAGCCCCAGGCCGACGGCGAGCGCGGCGTGATCATCAACACCGCCTCAGTGGCTGCCTTCGATGGCCAGATTGGCCAGCCCGCCTATGCGGCCTCCAAGGGCGGCATCGTCGCCATGACACTGCCCATCGCCCGGGAGCTGGCACGCCACGGCATTCGCGTCATGACCATCGCCCCAGGGTTGTTCAAGACCCCGCTGATGGAGGCGCTGCCGGAAGAGGCGCAGCAATCCCTGGCAGCGTCCATCCCCTTCCCCAATCGCCTGGGCGAGCCCGACGAGTTCGCACGGCTGGCCTGCCATATCGTCGACAACCCAATGCTCAATGGCGAGACGATCCGGCTGGATGGATCGATACGCATGGCCCCTCGGTAA
- a CDS encoding acyl-CoA dehydrogenase — MLDYRAPLRDMQFILDELAGLERIAKLPGCEDASADLVSAVLEEAGKFASGVLAPLNTVGDRQGCRLEGERVIVPDGWQAAYDQFRDAGWIGLSLPPEHGGQGLPKLVSAPVWEMWFSANMAFAMLPQLNVGQTEALMIAASEEQKATWLEKIVSGEWAATMNLTEPQAGSDLAATRMRAEPTDDGAYRLFGQKIFISYGEHELTPNIVHLVLARLPDAPPGIKGLSLFLVPKYLLDAQGDPGQKNDIRCIAIEHKMGIHGSPTCTLSYGDDGGALGYLVGEPHTGLATMFVMMNEARFNVGVQGVALGERAYQAALAYARERVQGRDIVSGEAGKAILAHPDVKRMLVSMRARLMAMRALLYTAAGWFDIARHHPDAEGADKRRRYVDLLMPVAKGWCTEVGNDLCDEAIQVFGGMGFVEETGVAQLFRDARVITIYEGTTGIQANDLLGRKILREDGATLRELIADFRETADQLGRKELGDLAQALHDQANLLDETIDWLLAHKADTAELYAGAVPLLHLLGIACGTWQMARLALAADTRRETGDGDDDYLLGLVELARFYMATQAPQARAHGHTLRQAGGVLTRFLEGEL; from the coding sequence ATGCTTGATTACCGAGCGCCGCTGCGCGACATGCAGTTCATCCTCGACGAGCTGGCCGGTCTCGAGCGGATCGCTAAACTGCCCGGCTGCGAGGACGCCTCGGCCGACCTGGTGAGCGCCGTGCTGGAGGAAGCCGGCAAGTTCGCCAGCGGCGTGCTCGCCCCGCTCAATACAGTCGGCGACCGCCAGGGCTGCCGCCTGGAAGGCGAGCGGGTGATCGTTCCCGACGGCTGGCAGGCGGCCTACGACCAGTTCCGCGATGCCGGCTGGATAGGCCTTTCACTGCCGCCGGAGCACGGCGGCCAGGGGCTGCCCAAGCTGGTCTCCGCTCCGGTGTGGGAGATGTGGTTCTCCGCCAACATGGCCTTCGCCATGCTGCCCCAGCTCAACGTGGGCCAGACCGAGGCGCTGATGATCGCCGCCAGCGAGGAACAGAAAGCCACCTGGCTCGAGAAGATCGTCAGCGGCGAGTGGGCAGCCACCATGAATCTTACCGAGCCCCAGGCCGGCTCCGACCTGGCCGCCACCCGCATGCGCGCCGAGCCTACTGATGACGGGGCCTACCGCCTGTTCGGCCAGAAGATCTTCATCTCCTACGGTGAGCACGAGCTCACCCCCAACATCGTGCACCTGGTGCTCGCCCGGTTGCCCGACGCTCCGCCCGGGATCAAGGGGCTGTCGCTGTTCCTGGTGCCCAAGTACCTGCTCGACGCACAGGGCGATCCGGGGCAGAAGAACGACATCCGCTGCATCGCCATCGAGCACAAGATGGGCATCCACGGCAGCCCCACCTGCACCCTGAGCTACGGCGACGACGGCGGCGCCCTGGGTTATCTGGTCGGCGAACCGCACACCGGCCTGGCCACCATGTTCGTGATGATGAACGAGGCCCGCTTCAACGTGGGGGTGCAGGGCGTGGCGCTGGGCGAGCGCGCCTACCAGGCGGCCCTCGCCTACGCCCGGGAGCGGGTCCAGGGTCGCGACATCGTCAGCGGCGAGGCTGGCAAAGCAATTCTCGCCCACCCCGACGTCAAGCGCATGCTGGTGTCGATGCGGGCCCGGCTGATGGCCATGCGCGCCCTGCTCTACACTGCCGCCGGCTGGTTCGACATCGCTCGCCATCACCCCGATGCCGAGGGCGCCGACAAGCGCCGTCGCTACGTCGACCTGCTGATGCCGGTGGCCAAGGGCTGGTGCACCGAGGTGGGCAACGACCTCTGCGACGAGGCGATCCAGGTGTTCGGCGGCATGGGCTTCGTCGAGGAGACCGGGGTCGCCCAGCTGTTCCGCGATGCCCGCGTCATCACCATTTACGAAGGCACCACCGGCATCCAGGCCAACGACCTGCTGGGCCGCAAGATCCTGCGCGAGGACGGCGCCACCCTGCGCGAGCTGATCGCCGATTTTCGTGAGACAGCCGACCAGCTCGGCAGAAAGGAGCTCGGTGACTTGGCACAGGCGCTGCACGACCAGGCCAACCTGCTCGACGAAACCATCGACTGGCTGCTCGCCCACAAGGCCGATACCGCCGAGCTGTATGCCGGCGCCGTACCGCTGCTGCACCTGCTCGGTATCGCCTGCGGTACCTGGCAGATGGCGCGCCTGGCGCTCGCCGCCGACACGCGCCGCGAGACCGGCGACGGCGATGACGACTACCTGTTGGGGCTCGTCGAGCTGGCGCGCTTCTATATGGCCACCCAGGCGCCCCAGGCTCGTGCTCACGGCCATACGCTACGCCAAGCCGGCGGCGTGCTGACTCGCTTCCTCGAAGGCGAGCTGTAA
- a CDS encoding thiolase family protein, with protein sequence MFKNAYIPYGGYYSSPFCKWMGSLANANSIELGAATSKRWFASRGIDPTIFDYLYLGVSVGQKSIFYGAPWAAAMMGAGQAPGQNITQACATATTAVFNAALAVDSGSFETTYCLLADRPSNGPHTIWPNPNGPGGEVIAENWNMDNIAADPATGKDMLTTAENVAREHGFSREQADELTLRRYEQYAEALADDRAFQKRYMFPVEVAVSRKETKLVEADEGVTATSAEGLAKLRAVQPDGIHTYGAQTHPADANAGIVITTRERAVELSTDPRLAVQVVAYGHARTKPAHMPMAPAESVKRALDRAGLTLDQIKTIKNHSPFIANDLHLAKALGLDADTFNNYGTSLVYGHPQAPTLARLLIEAIEETALKGGGYALVTGCAAGDSAAALIVKVG encoded by the coding sequence ATGTTCAAGAACGCCTATATCCCCTACGGCGGTTACTACTCCAGCCCCTTCTGCAAGTGGATGGGCAGCCTGGCCAACGCCAACTCCATCGAACTGGGCGCGGCCACCAGCAAGCGCTGGTTCGCCAGCCGCGGTATCGACCCCACGATCTTCGACTACCTCTACCTGGGCGTGTCGGTGGGGCAGAAGTCGATCTTCTACGGCGCGCCCTGGGCCGCGGCCATGATGGGCGCCGGCCAGGCGCCGGGCCAGAACATCACCCAGGCCTGCGCCACCGCCACCACGGCGGTATTCAATGCTGCGCTGGCAGTGGACTCCGGCAGCTTCGAGACCACCTACTGCCTGCTCGCCGACCGGCCCTCCAACGGCCCCCACACCATCTGGCCCAACCCCAACGGGCCGGGTGGCGAGGTGATCGCCGAGAACTGGAACATGGACAACATCGCCGCCGACCCGGCCACCGGCAAGGACATGCTGACCACCGCTGAAAACGTCGCCCGCGAGCATGGCTTCAGCCGGGAGCAGGCCGACGAGCTGACCCTGCGGCGTTACGAGCAGTATGCCGAGGCGCTGGCCGACGACCGCGCCTTCCAGAAGCGCTACATGTTTCCCGTCGAGGTCGCGGTCTCGCGCAAGGAGACCAAGCTCGTCGAGGCCGACGAGGGCGTGACCGCGACCAGTGCCGAGGGCCTCGCCAAGCTGCGGGCGGTGCAGCCCGACGGCATTCACACCTACGGTGCCCAGACCCATCCGGCCGATGCCAATGCCGGCATCGTCATCACCACCCGCGAGCGCGCCGTCGAACTCAGCACGGACCCCCGACTGGCCGTCCAGGTGGTGGCCTACGGCCATGCCCGTACCAAGCCGGCGCACATGCCCATGGCACCGGCGGAATCGGTCAAGCGTGCACTCGACCGGGCGGGCCTGACTCTCGACCAGATCAAGACGATCAAGAACCACTCGCCGTTCATCGCCAACGACCTGCACCTGGCCAAGGCGCTGGGGCTCGATGCCGACACCTTCAACAACTACGGCACCTCGCTGGTCTACGGCCACCCCCAGGCGCCGACGCTGGCGCGCCTGCTGATCGAGGCCATTGAAGAAACCGCGCTGAAGGGTGGCGGCTACGCCCTGGTCACCGGCTGCGCGGCCGGCGACTCCGCTGCGGCGCTGATCGTCAAGGTGGGCTGA
- a CDS encoding acyl CoA:acetate/3-ketoacid CoA transferase, which yields MNKVIDSSTAASLIQDDDTVIWTTAGLSGFAEAVATALEARFLETGAPRNLTVAHSCGCGDGKTRGMNHLGHAGLVKRLISGHTGQAPRMGELIRENHLEGYLLPQGVLAHLWRHIAGNKPGVISKVGLGTFVDPRLEGGKANAAAEEDLVKLVELEGEEWLLYRTFPVDVAVIRATTADERGNLSMEREALLLEQLSMAQAAKNSGGIVIAQVEYLATQGSLHPKQVKVPGDLVDYVVVAEPEHHMQTITTTYNPALSGDLRMPLGGIKPLPLDPRKVIARRAAMELVPGGIVNLGIGMPEGVSSVAAEEGVSDLMTLTTELGTYGGVPASGGDFATSYNAEAIIDHGYQFDFYDGGGLDVCFLGLAQTDHEGNLNVSKFGDKVVGPGGFINISQNARKVVFCGTFTNGGELAIEDGRLAIRQEGHRRKFVQRVDQITFSGRYAQETGKPVLFVTERCVFELLDGEVTLTEIAPGIDIERDILAAMDFVPRIATSLREMPAALFQPQWGGLREHLTRD from the coding sequence GTGAACAAGGTCATCGACAGCAGCACCGCGGCGAGCCTGATTCAGGATGACGACACCGTCATCTGGACCACCGCCGGCCTGAGCGGATTTGCCGAAGCCGTGGCCACCGCACTGGAGGCGCGCTTCCTGGAGACCGGTGCCCCCCGCAACCTCACCGTGGCGCACAGCTGTGGCTGCGGCGACGGCAAGACCCGCGGCATGAACCACCTGGGCCATGCCGGCCTGGTCAAGCGACTGATCAGCGGGCACACCGGCCAGGCCCCGCGCATGGGCGAGCTGATCCGCGAGAACCACCTCGAGGGTTACCTGCTGCCACAGGGCGTACTGGCTCACCTATGGCGCCACATTGCCGGCAACAAGCCCGGCGTGATCAGCAAGGTGGGGCTGGGCACCTTCGTCGACCCGCGCCTCGAGGGTGGCAAGGCCAATGCCGCCGCCGAGGAGGACCTGGTCAAGCTGGTCGAACTCGAAGGCGAGGAGTGGCTGCTCTATCGCACCTTCCCGGTCGACGTGGCGGTGATTCGTGCCACCACCGCCGACGAGCGCGGCAACCTGAGCATGGAGCGCGAGGCACTGCTCCTCGAGCAACTCTCCATGGCCCAGGCGGCCAAGAACAGCGGCGGTATCGTCATCGCCCAGGTGGAGTACCTGGCTACCCAGGGCAGCCTGCACCCCAAGCAGGTCAAGGTACCGGGCGACCTGGTCGACTACGTGGTGGTGGCCGAGCCCGAGCATCACATGCAGACCATCACCACCACCTACAACCCGGCGCTTTCAGGCGACCTCAGGATGCCGCTGGGCGGTATCAAGCCGCTGCCGCTGGATCCGCGCAAGGTGATCGCCCGGCGTGCCGCCATGGAGCTGGTGCCGGGGGGCATCGTCAACCTCGGCATCGGCATGCCCGAAGGGGTATCCAGCGTGGCCGCCGAGGAGGGCGTCAGCGACCTCATGACCCTGACCACCGAGCTCGGCACCTATGGCGGAGTGCCCGCCAGTGGCGGCGACTTCGCCACCTCCTATAACGCCGAAGCGATCATCGACCACGGCTACCAGTTCGACTTCTACGACGGCGGCGGGCTGGACGTCTGCTTCCTGGGTCTGGCCCAGACCGATCACGAAGGCAACCTCAACGTCAGCAAGTTCGGCGACAAGGTGGTGGGGCCGGGCGGCTTCATCAACATCAGCCAGAACGCTCGCAAGGTGGTGTTCTGCGGCACCTTCACCAACGGCGGCGAGCTGGCGATCGAGGACGGCCGCCTCGCCATTCGCCAGGAGGGGCATCGCCGCAAGTTCGTGCAGCGCGTCGACCAGATCACCTTCAGCGGCCGCTATGCCCAGGAGACCGGCAAGCCGGTGCTGTTCGTCACCGAGCGCTGCGTCTTCGAACTGCTCGATGGCGAAGTCACCCTCACCGAGATCGCCCCGGGCATCGATATCGAGCGCGACATCCTGGCGGCCATGGACTTCGTGCCACGCATCGCCACCTCGTTGCGCGAGATGCCGGCGGCGCTCTTCCAGCCCCAGTGGGGCGGTCTGCGCGAGCATCTGACACGCGACTGA
- a CDS encoding TRAP transporter large permease, with amino-acid sequence MSVDVGFYGLAILMLLLALRVPVALSLVVVALGGMTMMFGWNTAIGMLSSTPYEFIAKWTLSAVPMFLLMGFVCYHTGLTNGLFNAAKVVFRWLPGGVAISSIVASSGFAAVSGSSVACSAAMGRIAIPEMVRGGYKPSFACGTIAAGGTIGALIPPSILMIVYGVFAQVSITQVFLGGITIGLLTALSYSLVILVVSWLRPDIVPREAVGARDITARQALLDIWPVLVLGVLVFGGLFSGFFTATEAGAVGAAGAILIGLVLGRLDGKAMKAALLETLSTTSALLIIGVGASMFTLFLSLSGLAGFITGAVTGWELSYLELMLVVVLIYLFLGLFMEPFGAMLVTLPVLLPVFELYDVSLIWFGVLLVKLLEIGMITPPVGMNIFVIKGVAGQYASLMDIFKGVTTFLVADIVVVALVVFYPQIVLALTGG; translated from the coding sequence ATGTCCGTTGACGTTGGCTTCTACGGCCTCGCCATCCTGATGCTGCTGCTGGCGCTACGGGTGCCGGTGGCGCTCTCGCTGGTCGTAGTTGCGCTGGGCGGCATGACGATGATGTTCGGCTGGAACACCGCTATCGGCATGCTCTCCTCTACGCCCTATGAATTCATCGCCAAGTGGACGCTCAGCGCGGTGCCGATGTTCCTGCTGATGGGCTTCGTCTGCTATCACACCGGGCTTACCAACGGGCTCTTCAATGCCGCCAAGGTGGTGTTTCGCTGGCTGCCCGGCGGGGTGGCGATATCCAGCATCGTGGCCAGCTCCGGCTTCGCCGCGGTGAGTGGCTCGAGCGTGGCCTGCTCGGCGGCCATGGGGCGCATTGCCATTCCCGAGATGGTACGCGGTGGCTACAAGCCGAGCTTCGCCTGCGGCACCATCGCCGCCGGCGGCACCATCGGCGCGCTGATCCCGCCCAGCATCCTGATGATCGTGTATGGCGTCTTCGCCCAGGTGTCGATCACCCAGGTGTTCCTGGGGGGCATCACCATCGGGCTGTTGACGGCCCTGAGCTATAGCCTGGTGATCCTGGTGGTCAGCTGGCTGCGACCGGACATCGTGCCGCGGGAAGCCGTGGGGGCTCGCGACATCACCGCCCGACAGGCGCTGCTCGACATCTGGCCGGTGCTGGTGCTGGGGGTGCTGGTGTTCGGCGGCCTGTTCTCGGGGTTCTTTACCGCCACCGAAGCCGGTGCCGTGGGGGCCGCCGGAGCGATCCTCATCGGCCTGGTGCTGGGGCGCCTGGATGGCAAGGCGATGAAGGCCGCGCTGCTCGAGACTCTTTCTACCACTTCGGCACTGCTGATCATCGGCGTCGGCGCCAGCATGTTCACCCTCTTCCTGAGCCTGAGCGGCCTGGCCGGCTTCATCACCGGCGCGGTGACCGGCTGGGAACTCTCCTATCTCGAACTGATGCTGGTGGTGGTGCTGATCTACCTCTTCCTGGGGCTTTTCATGGAGCCCTTCGGCGCCATGCTGGTGACCCTACCCGTGCTGCTGCCGGTGTTCGAACTCTACGACGTGAGCCTGATCTGGTTCGGCGTACTGCTGGTGAAGCTGCTCGAGATCGGCATGATCACCCCGCCGGTGGGCATGAACATCTTCGTGATCAAGGGCGTGGCGGGTCAGTACGCCTCCCTGATGGACATCTTCAAGGGCGTGACGACCTTCCTGGTGGCCGACATCGTGGTCGTCGCACTGGTGGTCTTCTATCCCCAGATCGTGCTGGCGCTGACCGGCGGCTGA
- a CDS encoding TRAP transporter small permease, which translates to MDALYRLTNRAAVGLALLGTLGILLMVIHITLDVLLRATLSVSIPATVELVTRYYLITLALLPLGWVEWRREMIAVEALEGLMKPWLVRLSDVLVSLLSAAVYGVLAVATWGKAMEQYDIGSYVMSLNFPMPVWPTYFALPAAFALAAVVCVVRLPFLLRDTAPPSGTSDDR; encoded by the coding sequence ATGGATGCTCTCTACCGTCTCACCAACCGGGCCGCCGTCGGCCTGGCCCTGCTGGGGACGCTCGGCATTCTGCTGATGGTGATCCACATCACCCTCGATGTGCTGCTGCGCGCCACGCTGTCCGTGTCGATCCCCGCTACCGTGGAGCTGGTGACCCGCTACTACCTGATCACCCTGGCGCTGCTGCCGCTGGGCTGGGTGGAGTGGCGCCGGGAGATGATCGCCGTGGAAGCCCTGGAAGGGCTGATGAAGCCCTGGCTGGTGCGCCTGTCCGACGTGCTGGTGTCGCTGCTCTCGGCCGCGGTCTATGGCGTACTGGCCGTGGCCACCTGGGGCAAGGCGATGGAGCAGTACGACATCGGCTCCTATGTGATGTCGCTGAACTTCCCCATGCCGGTCTGGCCGACCTACTTCGCCTTGCCCGCTGCCTTCGCCCTGGCGGCGGTGGTCTGTGTGGTACGGCTGCCGTTCCTGCTCAGAGACACGGCCCCTCCTTCCGGCACGTCTGATGATAGGTGA